The following proteins are co-located in the Legionella busanensis genome:
- a CDS encoding thiamine pyrophosphate-binding protein: MTTVGTYLAQRLQELDIKDYFAIPGDYNLGLLDELLKNTSLNMINCCNELNAGYAADGYARVKGVSALVVTYSVGGLSAVNAVAGAYAENLPIIVISGGPNTNSVQDAEILHHTLATENYSYVRDIFSHVTAHSVFIHRPSDAPMQIDTAIAIALEKRKPVYIEIACNISTLEISPPTKRALNVKRLSDTSSLQAAIADTVAKLNAAVKPVLIAGSKSRCCDAAAMIESLSQSCGYALAAMPDAKGFVSEQHPNYIGIYWGPVSTPGCREIIESSDLYFFVGPNFNDYTTVGHVCNIQPKKLITIADGSVSVAGNVYTDVYMNEFLRGLQDQLNYNDTALKAYKRIEGSAPLYIKPKDLNSPLTNRFLFGQIQKLLSSDYAVLAETGDSWFNGMRLSLPKDCQFEIQMQYGSIGWSVGALLGMQAALHNKKRVIALIGDGSFQMSAQEISTLVRYGYKPIIFLMNNASYTIEVQIHDGPYNIINNWHYATLIDVFNGDTGTARAFKAHTHQELLDVIEEAKQADTLCFIEVFLDRDDCNKNLLEWGARVGAYNGRPPRTN; encoded by the coding sequence ATGACTACTGTAGGGACGTATCTTGCACAGCGTCTTCAAGAGCTAGACATTAAAGACTATTTTGCAATTCCTGGCGATTACAACTTAGGGCTACTGGATGAGCTTTTAAAAAATACTTCGTTAAACATGATCAACTGCTGTAATGAACTTAATGCCGGCTATGCTGCAGATGGCTATGCTCGAGTAAAAGGTGTATCTGCGCTGGTGGTGACTTACAGTGTAGGCGGGTTAAGTGCAGTTAATGCTGTTGCAGGCGCTTATGCAGAAAACCTACCGATTATTGTTATTTCTGGAGGACCTAATACCAACTCTGTTCAAGATGCTGAAATCTTACATCATACATTAGCAACTGAAAATTACAGTTATGTTCGAGATATATTTTCGCATGTTACGGCACATAGTGTTTTTATTCATAGACCCAGTGATGCCCCAATGCAAATAGATACCGCCATTGCTATAGCTTTGGAGAAAAGAAAGCCAGTCTATATTGAAATTGCCTGTAATATTTCGACCTTAGAAATTTCACCGCCAACAAAACGAGCGCTTAATGTCAAACGATTAAGTGATACTTCTTCTTTGCAAGCAGCCATTGCAGATACAGTTGCCAAATTAAATGCTGCAGTTAAACCTGTACTTATAGCAGGTAGTAAATCACGTTGTTGCGATGCAGCTGCAATGATTGAATCATTAAGTCAGTCTTGTGGTTATGCATTGGCAGCGATGCCCGATGCAAAAGGATTTGTTTCAGAACAGCATCCTAATTACATTGGTATTTATTGGGGGCCAGTGAGCACACCTGGCTGTAGGGAGATTATTGAATCCAGTGATTTATATTTCTTTGTGGGACCTAATTTTAATGATTATACAACCGTTGGACACGTATGTAACATACAACCCAAAAAATTAATTACGATTGCTGATGGCAGCGTATCTGTAGCGGGTAATGTGTACACCGATGTATACATGAATGAATTTTTGCGTGGCCTGCAAGATCAATTAAATTACAATGATACGGCATTAAAAGCTTACAAACGTATTGAGGGCTCTGCACCTTTATATATAAAACCGAAAGATTTGAATTCGCCCCTAACCAATCGTTTTTTATTTGGTCAAATTCAAAAGCTGTTAAGTAGTGATTATGCTGTTTTAGCAGAAACAGGAGATTCTTGGTTTAATGGCATGCGCCTTAGTCTACCTAAGGATTGTCAATTCGAAATACAAATGCAATATGGCTCAATAGGATGGTCTGTTGGCGCCCTATTAGGTATGCAAGCAGCACTACATAATAAAAAGCGGGTTATTGCTCTTATTGGTGATGGCTCCTTTCAAATGAGCGCGCAAGAAATTTCCACACTGGTACGATATGGTTATAAGCCCATTATCTTTTTGATGAATAATGCATCATATACTATTGAAGTTCAAATTCATGATGGGCCATATAATATTATCAATAATTGGCATTACGCGACTTTAATTGATGTTTTTAATGGTGACACGGGTACAGCACGTGCCTTTAAAGCGCATACTCATCAGGAACTATTAGATGTCATAGAAGAAGCAAAACAAGCCGATACACTATGTTTTATTGAAGTATTTTTAGATAGAGATGATTGCAATAAAAATTTATTAGAGTGGGGAGCTCGAGTAGGTGCTTA